The proteins below are encoded in one region of Metabacillus dongyingensis:
- a CDS encoding carboxypeptidase M32 — protein sequence MSIQSVEKEFLEYLQKMKSYNEAISLMFWDLRTGAPKKAVEQRSQAIGVLSTEVFQMATSDQMRSYIDQVLQAKDEVSEIAYKAALECEKEYKLSKVIPQDEFKEYVILKSKAESVWEEAKDKSDFSLFAPYLKKLVETNKKFLEYWGYKENKYDTFLDQYEPGVTVEVLDRVFGELRERIVPLVKSITESPNQPETGFLYEPISKEKQRQISEFFLKELGYDFEAGRLDETVHPFAISLNRGDVRVTTKYAEKDFRTALFGTIHECGHALYEQNISEELEGTLLCDGTSMGIHESQSLFYEKFIGKNPGFWNRYYDSLKQHAGGQFDDVSLEDFYRGVNESKPSLIRIEADELTYPLHIMIRYEIEKGLFNDEIEVEDLPRIWNEKYEEYLGVTPSNDGEGVLQDVHWSGGMFGYFPSYALGYMYAAQFKNAMLKDLPNFDELVENGEFGTIKNWLTENIHQYGKMKQPLEILHDVTGEGLNAKYLIEHLETKYAKLYQLEAAK from the coding sequence ATGTCCATTCAATCCGTTGAAAAAGAATTTTTAGAGTACCTTCAAAAAATGAAAAGCTATAATGAAGCAATTTCTCTCATGTTCTGGGATCTTAGAACAGGGGCGCCTAAGAAAGCTGTTGAGCAGCGGTCTCAGGCAATTGGTGTCCTGTCTACAGAAGTTTTTCAAATGGCGACGTCTGATCAGATGAGATCATATATTGATCAGGTTTTACAGGCGAAAGATGAAGTTTCAGAAATTGCGTATAAAGCAGCGCTGGAGTGCGAGAAAGAATACAAGCTAAGCAAAGTGATTCCACAGGATGAATTTAAGGAATACGTCATTCTTAAATCAAAAGCAGAATCCGTATGGGAGGAAGCAAAAGATAAATCAGACTTCAGCTTGTTTGCACCATATTTAAAGAAACTTGTTGAAACAAACAAAAAGTTTCTTGAGTACTGGGGATATAAAGAAAACAAATATGATACTTTTTTGGATCAATATGAGCCTGGTGTAACGGTGGAAGTGCTTGACCGTGTATTTGGTGAGCTCAGGGAACGCATTGTTCCGCTCGTAAAGAGTATTACAGAATCTCCTAATCAGCCTGAAACGGGTTTTTTATATGAGCCGATCTCAAAAGAAAAACAGCGTCAAATCTCTGAATTTTTCTTAAAAGAGCTTGGCTATGATTTTGAAGCAGGCCGTTTGGATGAAACGGTGCATCCATTTGCAATCAGCTTAAACCGCGGGGACGTAAGGGTCACAACGAAGTATGCAGAGAAGGATTTCCGCACAGCGTTATTTGGCACCATTCATGAGTGCGGGCACGCCTTATATGAGCAGAATATTTCTGAAGAGCTTGAAGGTACGCTGCTGTGTGACGGAACTTCAATGGGAATTCATGAATCACAGTCACTCTTCTATGAAAAATTCATAGGGAAAAATCCAGGCTTCTGGAATCGCTACTATGATTCTTTGAAACAGCATGCCGGAGGTCAATTTGATGATGTCTCTTTAGAGGATTTTTATAGAGGCGTAAACGAATCTAAGCCTTCACTTATTCGAATTGAAGCAGATGAGTTGACATATCCGCTTCATATCATGATCCGTTATGAAATTGAAAAAGGTTTATTTAACGACGAGATTGAAGTTGAAGATCTTCCGCGTATTTGGAATGAGAAATATGAGGAATACTTAGGGGTAACACCATCAAATGACGGAGAAGGCGTTCTTCAGGATGTGCACTGGTCTGGCGGGATGTTCGGCTATTTCCCTTCATATGCATTGGGATATATGTATGCAGCGCAGTTTAAAAATGCAATGCTGAAAGACCTTCCAAATTTTGATGAGCTTGTTGAAAATGGAGAATTCGGCACGATTAAAAACTGGCTTACTGAAAACATCCATCAATATGGAAAAATGAAACAGCCGCTTGAAATCCTTCATGATGTCACAGGTGAAGGCCTGAATGCCAAATATTTGATTGAGCATCTTGAAACGAAATATGCAAAGCTTTACCAATTAGAGGCTGCAAAATAA
- a CDS encoding nucleobase:cation symporter-2 family protein — MINGKFKVFSLGIQHVLAMYAGAIIVPLIVGGALGLTAEQLTYLVSIDIFMCGLATLLQVWKNKFFGIGLPVVLGCTFTAVGPMIAIGTEYGISSIYGAILASGLFVILISTVFGKLAKFFPPVVTGSVVTIIGITLIPVAMNNMAGGQGSPDFGSISNIGLAFGVLLFIILLYRFFTGFTRSISILIGLLAGTAAAAFMGKVDIQPVYEASWFQVGKPFYFGTPTFEIAPILTMILVAIVSMVESTGVYYALGDLTKQKITKEDLAKGYRAEGVAYLLGGIFNAFPYTAYSQNVGLISLSGVKSKNVIYTAAGMLMILGLVPKIAAFTTIIPEAVLGGAMVAMFGMVIAYGIKMLSQVEFASQENLLIIACSVGMGLGVTAVPDMFANLPESVKILTNNGIVAGSLTAILLNILFNIVRKEKKSGIVALNGKHAS, encoded by the coding sequence ATGATTAACGGCAAATTCAAGGTTTTTTCATTAGGGATTCAGCATGTTCTGGCGATGTATGCAGGTGCGATCATCGTTCCGCTTATCGTTGGGGGAGCACTGGGACTTACTGCAGAACAGCTTACCTACCTTGTATCGATTGATATTTTCATGTGCGGACTGGCTACTCTTCTTCAAGTATGGAAGAATAAATTCTTTGGAATTGGTTTGCCGGTCGTACTCGGGTGTACGTTTACAGCTGTTGGACCAATGATTGCGATTGGAACGGAGTACGGCATATCTTCTATCTACGGAGCGATTCTTGCTTCTGGACTTTTTGTCATATTAATTTCAACTGTCTTTGGCAAGCTCGCGAAATTTTTTCCGCCTGTTGTAACAGGATCGGTTGTAACGATTATTGGGATCACTCTAATTCCTGTTGCCATGAATAATATGGCGGGAGGGCAGGGATCGCCTGATTTTGGTTCTATTTCAAATATAGGACTTGCATTTGGTGTATTGCTTTTCATCATTCTCCTGTACCGTTTTTTCACAGGATTTACTCGCTCAATTTCCATATTGATCGGTCTTCTTGCGGGAACAGCAGCTGCAGCCTTTATGGGAAAAGTCGATATTCAGCCAGTGTATGAAGCAAGCTGGTTTCAAGTTGGAAAACCGTTTTACTTTGGAACGCCTACGTTTGAAATTGCACCGATATTAACCATGATTTTAGTTGCAATTGTCAGTATGGTTGAATCAACAGGTGTCTATTATGCTTTAGGGGATCTCACAAAGCAGAAAATTACGAAAGAGGATCTTGCTAAAGGATATCGCGCAGAAGGTGTTGCTTATTTATTGGGAGGCATATTTAACGCCTTTCCATACACAGCTTACTCTCAAAATGTCGGATTAATTTCACTTTCAGGTGTTAAATCCAAAAATGTCATTTACACGGCAGCAGGTATGTTGATGATTCTGGGTCTGGTTCCAAAGATTGCGGCATTTACGACAATCATTCCGGAAGCCGTGCTTGGCGGGGCAATGGTTGCCATGTTTGGAATGGTCATTGCCTATGGAATCAAGATGCTCAGTCAAGTGGAATTTGCTTCACAGGAAAATCTGCTGATTATTGCCTGCTCCGTTGGAATGGGTCTTGGCGTAACAGCTGTGCCTGATATGTTTGCTAATCTTCCTGAATCGGTTAAAATTTTAACGAATAATGGGATTGTTGCTGGAAGTTTAACAGCCATTCTATTAAATATTCTTTTCAACATCGTGCGAAAAGAAAAGAAAAGCGGAATCGTTGCATTAAATGGAAAACATGCTTCCTAA
- the gpsB gene encoding cell division regulator GpsB: MLSDKIKLTAKEILEKEFKQGMRGYKQEDVDKFLDLVIKDYETFHQEIEELQQENLRLTKQLEDSFNRKQAQPVQTNTTNFDILKRLSNLEKHVFGSKLYD, from the coding sequence ATGCTTTCTGATAAAATTAAATTAACGGCTAAAGAAATTTTAGAAAAAGAATTTAAACAGGGTATGCGCGGTTATAAGCAGGAAGATGTTGATAAATTTTTAGACTTAGTGATTAAAGATTATGAAACGTTTCATCAGGAAATTGAGGAGCTGCAGCAGGAAAACCTTCGTTTGACAAAGCAGCTTGAAGATTCTTTTAATCGCAAACAGGCTCAGCCAGTACAAACAAATACCACGAATTTTGATATTCTGAAACGTTTATCTAACTTAGAGAAACACGTTTTTGGCAGCAAGCTTTACGATTGA
- a CDS encoding spore coat protein has translation MMPNNNMPNMVSPSMMGPNMPAVGGAQMGPNMPAPNMVSPAMMGPMGPTKMCPPIVHPTKCCVQHTFSTTVVPHIHPTHTTVVNHQMVQHKHFFPQTQSMANQVSNQQFNCGGGPRPPFSPYGR, from the coding sequence ATGATGCCTAATAATAATATGCCAAATATGGTATCACCCAGTATGATGGGACCGAATATGCCTGCAGTGGGCGGAGCTCAAATGGGCCCAAATATGCCTGCACCAAATATGGTATCGCCAGCAATGATGGGACCTATGGGACCTACTAAAATGTGTCCGCCGATTGTCCATCCGACAAAATGCTGTGTTCAGCATACATTTTCTACAACAGTCGTTCCGCACATTCATCCAACCCATACTACTGTAGTAAATCATCAAATGGTCCAGCATAAACATTTTTTCCCTCAAACACAATCTATGGCAAATCAAGTTTCAAACCAACAATTTAACTGCGGCGGCGGTCCAAGACCACCATTTAGTCCTTACGGCCGTTAA
- a CDS encoding THUMP domain-containing class I SAM-dependent RNA methyltransferase — protein MEKVTLIATAAMGLEALVAKEVRDLGYECTTENGKVTFQAEAKDIPRVNLWLRTADRVKLKVGEFKAYSFDELFEKTKALNWGDIIPAQAEFPVTGKSVKSKLFSVSDCQRIVKKAIVEKLKSHHKIASDWYEESGPLYKVEIALLKDVATLTIDTSGAGLHKRGFRLDQGGAPLKETLAAALVMLTNWTPDRPFADLFCGSGTIPIEAALIGQNIAPGFNREFISEQWNWINKQHWNNARVEAEDLANYDVPLDIAGHDIDHRMIRIAEENADEAGLGGIIQFKQMQVSDFTTRKEYGVIVGNPPYGERLGEKEEVEQMYKELGRALAPHDTWSVYMLTSHKGFEQFYGRQATKKRKLFNGFIETDYYQFWGKRPPREKKQV, from the coding sequence ATGGAAAAAGTCACATTAATTGCTACTGCAGCAATGGGCCTCGAAGCTTTGGTTGCAAAAGAAGTGCGTGATCTTGGCTATGAATGCACGACAGAAAACGGCAAGGTTACATTCCAGGCAGAAGCAAAAGACATTCCTCGGGTAAATTTGTGGCTGCGCACTGCAGACCGCGTCAAATTAAAAGTAGGAGAATTCAAAGCCTATTCATTTGATGAGCTTTTTGAGAAAACAAAAGCATTAAACTGGGGAGATATTATTCCTGCACAAGCTGAATTTCCTGTCACTGGGAAATCAGTTAAATCAAAGCTGTTCAGTGTCTCTGACTGTCAGCGGATTGTGAAAAAGGCAATCGTTGAAAAACTGAAAAGCCATCATAAAATTGCGTCTGACTGGTACGAGGAATCCGGCCCGCTTTATAAAGTGGAAATTGCCCTTTTAAAAGATGTTGCCACGCTGACCATTGACACAAGCGGCGCAGGACTCCATAAAAGAGGCTTCAGGCTTGATCAGGGTGGAGCTCCATTAAAAGAAACACTGGCAGCAGCGCTTGTCATGCTGACCAACTGGACACCGGACCGCCCTTTTGCGGATCTATTTTGCGGTTCAGGCACGATTCCTATTGAAGCAGCTTTAATTGGGCAGAACATTGCTCCTGGTTTTAATCGTGAATTTATATCTGAACAATGGAACTGGATTAATAAGCAGCACTGGAACAATGCAAGAGTGGAAGCTGAGGACTTGGCAAATTATGATGTCCCTCTTGACATAGCAGGTCATGATATCGATCACCGCATGATCCGCATAGCTGAAGAAAACGCGGATGAAGCTGGCCTTGGAGGCATTATTCAGTTTAAACAAATGCAAGTCAGCGACTTCACGACCAGAAAAGAGTACGGTGTTATCGTCGGCAATCCGCCATACGGTGAACGTCTCGGCGAAAAAGAAGAAGTGGAACAGATGTATAAGGAATTAGGACGGGCACTGGCTCCTCATGATACATGGTCTGTTTATATGCTGACTTCCCATAAAGGATTTGAGCAATTTTACGGAAGACAGGCTACAAAAAAACGCAAACTGTTTAATGGATTTATCGAAACAGATTATTACCAATTCTGGGGGAAACGCCCTCCGCGTGAAAAGAAACAGGTATAG
- a CDS encoding L,D-transpeptidase family protein, which translates to MKKILVIFTLALIMFFGAGISKSYAAGNDFIIINKSKNQLAYYQNSKLKSVFRVATGRQPSYTPEGKFKIVSKIVNRPYYKKGIPGGDPRNPLGNRWLGINARGTWGTTYAIHGNNNPNSIGQYISDGCIRMYDSEVEWLYSQVKMNTPVIITTSGKTFDSIALSNGYKVSGSKGVPSKPAASSGQNLKKGSRGSEVKQLQQLLTSKGFNTKGIDGIFGNNTDKAVRSFQKSKKLVVDGIVGPATKKALSMY; encoded by the coding sequence ATGAAAAAAATACTCGTTATTTTCACCTTGGCGCTGATTATGTTTTTTGGCGCGGGAATCAGCAAAAGCTATGCAGCTGGAAATGATTTTATCATCATCAACAAATCAAAAAATCAGCTAGCCTACTATCAAAACAGCAAATTAAAAAGCGTATTCAGAGTAGCTACAGGCAGGCAGCCTTCCTACACCCCGGAAGGAAAGTTTAAAATTGTCAGCAAAATTGTCAACAGACCTTATTACAAAAAAGGCATTCCAGGAGGCGATCCCCGCAATCCGCTGGGTAACCGCTGGCTTGGAATCAATGCCAGAGGAACTTGGGGCACTACTTATGCTATTCACGGCAATAACAATCCAAATTCAATCGGACAATACATCAGTGATGGATGCATCCGTATGTATGACAGCGAAGTTGAGTGGCTTTACAGCCAGGTGAAAATGAACACACCTGTAATTATCACCACTTCAGGCAAAACATTCGATTCAATTGCGCTTTCAAATGGCTACAAAGTCAGCGGAAGCAAAGGAGTCCCTTCTAAACCAGCTGCATCTTCCGGCCAAAATCTAAAAAAAGGCAGCCGGGGCAGCGAAGTAAAGCAGCTTCAGCAGCTATTGACATCAAAGGGCTTTAATACAAAGGGCATTGATGGAATTTTTGGAAACAATACTGATAAAGCGGTCAGATCATTCCAAAAGAGCAAAAAGCTTGTTGTTGATGGAATTGTCGGCCCTGCGACTAAAAAAGCACTTAGTATGTATTAA
- a CDS encoding xanthine phosphoribosyltransferase: MKQLQDKIKKEGKVLSNQVLKVDSFLNHQIDAFLMKEVGKEFAYRFKNDGITKIVTIESSGIAPSVMAALELNVPVVFARKRKSLTLTDQLLTAAVYSFTKQEENTIAVSGEHLTSEDRVLVIDDFLANGQAALGLAEIVEQAGASLAGIGIVIEKSFQEGGKILREKGFRVESLARIKSLENHEVQFLEETEEAAV, from the coding sequence ATGAAGCAACTACAGGATAAAATTAAAAAAGAGGGGAAAGTTCTTTCAAACCAAGTATTGAAAGTGGATTCCTTTTTGAACCATCAGATTGATGCATTCCTCATGAAAGAAGTTGGGAAAGAATTTGCCTATCGATTCAAAAACGATGGTATTACAAAAATCGTGACAATTGAATCTTCAGGAATTGCTCCATCTGTTATGGCTGCACTTGAGCTGAACGTTCCTGTTGTGTTTGCCCGCAAAAGAAAGTCACTGACGCTTACAGATCAGCTTTTAACTGCTGCTGTTTACTCTTTTACAAAACAAGAAGAAAATACCATTGCTGTCTCAGGCGAGCATCTGACTTCCGAAGACCGTGTTTTAGTCATTGATGATTTCCTTGCAAATGGACAAGCTGCACTTGGTCTTGCTGAAATAGTAGAACAAGCAGGTGCTTCACTTGCAGGAATCGGAATTGTGATTGAGAAATCCTTTCAAGAAGGCGGAAAAATTCTTCGCGAGAAAGGATTCCGCGTCGAATCACTTGCACGAATAAAATCACTCGAAAATCATGAAGTACAATTTCTTGAAGAAACGGAGGAGGCTGCGGTATGA
- a CDS encoding MtnX-like HAD-IB family phosphatase, whose protein sequence is MKKWAFVSDFDGTISKKDFYNHVIENYFPEGDDLYKKWKAGQMLDIDFLSHVFTSIHEEEEQLIKSILTMPMDEHIGQFIQLVQKNGGDFFILSAGTDYYIRHILDDIGALDVEIFSNEGYYHGRNIHLKIDKEDWKYSERYGIDKSKVILKLKEKYETVYFFGDSEPDSHPAAYADTTFAKDSLCGLLEEKGIKYVGVNNFKEVEAYLRQSGRLML, encoded by the coding sequence ATGAAAAAGTGGGCTTTTGTATCAGATTTTGACGGCACCATCTCCAAGAAAGATTTTTATAATCATGTCATAGAAAATTACTTTCCAGAGGGTGATGATCTATATAAAAAATGGAAGGCTGGGCAGATGCTCGACATTGATTTTTTAAGCCATGTTTTCACCTCAATCCATGAAGAGGAAGAGCAGCTTATAAAATCGATCCTGACGATGCCTATGGATGAGCATATTGGACAATTTATCCAACTTGTTCAAAAAAATGGGGGAGATTTTTTCATTTTAAGTGCAGGTACAGATTACTACATACGGCATATTCTTGATGATATTGGTGCTCTGGATGTAGAAATTTTTTCGAATGAGGGATATTACCACGGCAGGAATATCCATTTGAAAATTGACAAAGAAGACTGGAAATATTCAGAGCGATACGGCATTGATAAATCGAAAGTAATTTTAAAGCTGAAGGAAAAATATGAAACCGTTTATTTCTTTGGAGACAGCGAACCTGACTCTCACCCTGCTGCATATGCGGATACAACCTTCGCCAAGGATTCCCTTTGCGGGCTGTTAGAAGAAAAGGGAATCAAATATGTTGGTGTAAACAATTTTAAAGAAGTTGAAGCATATTTGCGCCAATCTGGCAGACTTATGCTTTGA
- a CDS encoding DUF3219 family protein, which produces MTYSVFLNQTEINPYFLKEEAAKNGAQKVTMDFKVHSENYHAITTLLYNQTFDVDIPDRNLSFKGTITNYTASLTNLYEKDATGDFHLELMEIS; this is translated from the coding sequence ATGACCTATTCGGTTTTCTTAAATCAAACTGAGATCAATCCCTATTTTTTAAAAGAAGAGGCTGCCAAAAACGGCGCACAGAAAGTAACAATGGACTTTAAAGTTCACTCTGAAAACTATCATGCCATTACGACCCTGCTATATAATCAGACATTTGATGTGGATATTCCTGATCGAAATCTTTCTTTTAAAGGAACCATCACTAATTACACGGCCTCGCTGACAAATTTATATGAAAAAGATGCAACAGGTGACTTTCATCTCGAATTGATGGAGATATCATGA
- a CDS encoding ATP-dependent DNA helicase, with product MPTSRLPFAVSKNETFYEGLNNWIGDVFYDILPEKGFELRDEQIFMAFQLERAFREKNVMFAEAGVGTGKTLVYLLYAISYARYTGKPAIIACADETLIEQLVKNEGDIAKLRKHLDLNIDVRLGKSQDQYLCLKKLDQTIQRTGDDLFLDLFESLPSFVHEKAGMQSFSHYGDRKEYPHLSDEEWNTVNYDSFQDCLSCDQRHRCGLTLSRDHYRKAADLIVCSHDFYMEHIWTFDSRKREGQLPLLPEHSSVVFDEGHLLEYAAQKALTYRVKSSTLAVLLERLLQNDIREEFAHLVEDTLVVNEEFFDSLLDASEEVPGSHRSKIMMNNTLKKQGIQLHRLLAEIGEALVFESEMYTIDSYELKIVEEYLDSMEFSISLFNKQSGAIHWIESGEQDFSLIIMPRTVEEVLREKVFSQKKPYVFSSATLSNNKSFDFIAGSLGVKDYLSLTVESPFDYEENMKIKLHDLSASQDLNKMKCIQTLEKVKKTGGRALILFSAMNELEVFKQYTSEQNTEYSFLFEGDQEISQLVSEFQNDETSILCAVHLWEGLDIPGASLSNVIIWSLPFPPTDPVFESKRGSTANPFADVDMPYMILRLKQGIGRLIRTSTDQGEISIYLSNERDVKVMDQVKAVLPVEPEIV from the coding sequence ATGCCGACGTCACGTCTGCCTTTTGCCGTATCAAAGAATGAAACCTTCTATGAAGGATTAAATAACTGGATCGGCGATGTTTTTTATGATATTTTGCCTGAAAAAGGCTTTGAACTTAGAGATGAACAAATATTTATGGCGTTTCAGCTTGAACGTGCGTTCCGAGAAAAAAACGTCATGTTTGCTGAAGCGGGAGTAGGTACGGGTAAAACTCTTGTTTATTTGCTTTATGCAATAAGCTATGCAAGATACACAGGAAAACCAGCCATTATTGCTTGTGCGGATGAAACACTGATTGAACAGCTTGTTAAAAATGAAGGCGATATTGCAAAGCTTCGCAAGCATTTGGACTTGAATATCGATGTTCGTTTAGGGAAGTCACAGGATCAATATCTATGTCTTAAGAAACTGGATCAAACGATTCAGCGTACTGGCGATGATCTTTTTCTGGATTTATTTGAATCCCTGCCGTCGTTTGTGCACGAAAAAGCCGGCATGCAATCTTTCAGCCATTATGGTGACCGGAAAGAATATCCTCATTTATCAGATGAAGAGTGGAACACTGTAAATTATGATTCGTTTCAGGATTGTCTGTCATGCGATCAAAGACATCGCTGCGGCTTAACTCTTTCACGCGATCATTACAGAAAAGCTGCAGATCTGATTGTCTGCTCCCATGATTTTTATATGGAGCATATTTGGACGTTTGATTCCAGAAAGCGCGAAGGCCAGCTGCCGCTTCTTCCAGAGCACAGCTCTGTCGTATTTGACGAAGGCCATCTTTTAGAATATGCAGCGCAAAAAGCCTTAACATACAGAGTGAAAAGCAGCACACTTGCTGTTCTGCTGGAAAGACTTCTTCAAAATGATATCCGGGAAGAATTCGCTCACTTAGTAGAAGATACACTTGTAGTAAATGAAGAGTTTTTCGACAGCCTGCTTGATGCCTCTGAAGAAGTTCCAGGCTCGCACCGTTCAAAAATTATGATGAATAATACTTTAAAAAAGCAGGGCATTCAGCTGCACAGGCTTCTTGCTGAAATCGGGGAAGCACTCGTTTTTGAAAGCGAAATGTATACCATTGATTCTTATGAGCTTAAAATTGTCGAAGAATACTTGGATTCTATGGAGTTCTCCATTTCTCTCTTTAATAAGCAAAGCGGCGCCATTCATTGGATAGAAAGCGGAGAGCAGGATTTTTCGCTGATTATTATGCCGCGGACTGTTGAAGAAGTGCTGAGAGAAAAAGTATTTTCACAGAAAAAACCATATGTTTTCTCTTCTGCCACTCTGTCTAACAATAAATCATTTGATTTCATTGCGGGGAGTCTTGGAGTTAAAGATTACTTGTCTCTCACTGTGGAGTCGCCATTTGATTATGAAGAAAATATGAAAATAAAACTTCATGATCTATCAGCTTCACAAGATTTAAATAAAATGAAGTGTATTCAGACTCTGGAAAAAGTTAAAAAGACCGGCGGCCGGGCACTCATCTTGTTCAGTGCCATGAACGAACTCGAAGTCTTTAAACAATATACAAGTGAACAGAACACTGAATACTCATTCCTATTTGAAGGAGATCAGGAAATCAGCCAGCTTGTATCTGAATTCCAAAATGACGAAACGTCTATTTTATGTGCTGTGCATTTATGGGAAGGTCTTGATATTCCAGGTGCATCTCTGTCTAATGTAATCATTTGGTCACTCCCGTTTCCTCCAACAGATCCTGTTTTTGAATCAAAACGCGGCAGCACGGCAAATCCATTTGCTGATGTAGATATGCCATACATGATTCTAAGATTGAAGCAGGGCATCGGGCGATTGATCAGAACCAGCACTGATCAGGGGGAAATTTCGATTTACCTTTCTAACGAGCGTGATGTAAAAGTAATGGATCAGGTTAAAGCAGTATTGCCGGTTGAGCCTGAAATCGTTTAA
- a CDS encoding DUF1273 domain-containing protein — MKVVTVSGYKPFELGIFKKDDPSIGYIKKAIEKSLRQLIDDGLEWVLISGQLGIELWAAEVVFDLQLEYDELKLGVLTPFLDQEEKWNDENKEYYEFILSQADFVDSITKRKYENPNQFRLKNEFFVSKSQGLLLVYDEENQGSPKFLLETARKKAETNEYSIMMISFSDLQMIVEEEQSKSDGFWSS, encoded by the coding sequence ATGAAAGTAGTAACAGTTTCCGGCTACAAGCCATTTGAGCTGGGCATATTTAAAAAAGATGATCCTTCCATAGGGTATATTAAAAAGGCAATTGAAAAGTCATTGCGTCAGCTGATTGATGATGGCTTAGAATGGGTATTGATAAGCGGACAGCTTGGTATTGAGCTATGGGCCGCAGAGGTTGTCTTTGATTTGCAGTTGGAGTATGATGAATTAAAGCTGGGTGTGCTTACACCTTTTCTGGATCAGGAAGAGAAGTGGAATGACGAGAATAAAGAATACTATGAATTCATTCTGTCTCAAGCTGATTTCGTTGATAGTATTACAAAACGAAAATATGAAAATCCAAACCAGTTTCGCTTAAAAAATGAGTTTTTTGTTTCAAAGAGTCAAGGTTTGCTTCTTGTTTATGATGAAGAAAATCAGGGTTCTCCAAAATTTTTGCTGGAGACGGCCAGAAAAAAGGCGGAAACAAACGAATATTCAATAATGATGATTTCTTTTTCAGATCTGCAAATGATTGTAGAAGAAGAACAGAGTAAATCGGATGGATTTTGGTCAAGTTAG